Proteins from one Mycteria americana isolate JAX WOST 10 ecotype Jacksonville Zoo and Gardens chromosome 1, USCA_MyAme_1.0, whole genome shotgun sequence genomic window:
- the LOC142408691 gene encoding suppressor of cytokine signaling 1-like has product MIRGRPDDLHNTHATVSRPQRQHRSVLPSPAPPSLPDRFRMFRSCEWEVLERSLNILQASDFYWGPLSVGEAHAKLQREPVGTYLVRDSSQGNCLFSLSVRMPTGPVSLRISFQEGYFRLKNWFSDCVVRLLELVVAGTRNNPLHFDEMGGTPLVFSEPLCRSRRAVPTLRELCCRSLPAGAAMGDGAGLGGSSGMCPREQVVSPPGRRGGSEGSIVPSPSPSWAGR; this is encoded by the coding sequence ATGATCAGAGGGAGGCCAGATGATCTGCACAACACTCACGCCACTGTTTCTCGTCCGCAAAGGCAGCATCGGAGCgttctccccagccctgcaccccccagcTTGCCCGATCGTTTCCGAATGTTTCGCAGCTGCGAGTGGGAGGTCCTGGAGCGATCCCTCAATATCCTCCAGGCCAGCGACTTCTACTGGGGCCCCTTGTCCGTGGGGGAGGCTCACGCCAAGCTTCAGAGGGAGCCCGTCGGCACCTACTTGGTGCGGGACAGCTCGCAGGGGAACTGCTTGTTCAGCCTGAGCGTGCGGATGCCGACAGGGCCTGTCAGCCTTCGGATCTCTTTCCAGGAGGGCTATTTCCGCCTGAAGAACTGGTTTTCAGACTGCGTGGTccggctgctggagctggtggtGGCGGGGACCCGGAACAACCCCTTGCACTTTGATGAGATGGGGGGAACCCCCCTGGTCTTCTCCGAGCCCTTGTGCCGGAGCCGCCGGGCAGTGCCCACGCTGCGAGAACTGTGCTGCCGGAGCCTGCCCGCTGGTGCTGCGATGGGGgacggagcagggctggggggctcctcGGGGATGTGCCCGAGGGAGCAGGTGGTCTCACCCCCAGGCAGAAGGGGGGGGTCAGAGGGGAGCATcgtccccagcccctctccatcCTGGGCTGGGAGATGA